A region from the Linepithema humile isolate Giens D197 chromosome 1, Lhum_UNIL_v1.0, whole genome shotgun sequence genome encodes:
- the GC gene encoding vitamin K-dependent gamma-carboxylase: MRKTDETENASTSPNDGSHIENSTNFVPKCSSLKQSFNNNFKRLFDFKVSDVSSFEKFTQFLYRPSDPASLGVVRALFGLCMVIDVVEERGLADIDIKWGDPWDCHFPLIHGMKSLSLPWMVVIYAVMWMGAFGIALGFHFKIACACFVLPYWYIFLLDKSYWNNHTYLYGIVATLFWGTEANKYFALDANDGKQSGNSVPYWNYFILKFQFFALYFLAGLKKSGREWLEGYSMTNLSRHWVFHPFKIFLTIEQTDFLIIHWFGFIFDLSVGFLMLLEKTRIPAMVFCAAFHFMNSRLFSIGMFPYVCLATMPLFCRADWPRKLRLCNWRQKISVTNVNLTDANSVKETDNQIKECVKSECLVSPLNKILRDKTAYKESEKEVNKEDYNAQSSKDSIKSDEKSNEKEATSICENNWKTQQSQKVTKKQKFVVSLLLCHVALQFFLPYSHFISKGYNNWVPGLYGYSWDMMVHAWDTILIVIKVHDNANNEIRYLDPEAWVQSDRWVRHGDMAVQYSQCLKDNLMRRREEALNTDNYFKEKEKWMKLSTNLSIYMDVWCSLNGRFQQRVFDPNVDMLTVDWHPFKPISFLMPLLTQYNSYRYKMDEIQQHVYTWSNYTDVLFVADFPRMYLENYISNDFANVSLTVLEGEVTYNEEKSSDAITVSKKRSISVKTGMFHRVKTTSSYPATYMYTYTNQTKQHLDRGKKKPHVVTENTSALVKEINYKIAALSRSFVHITNAFFNLVYDVPMVRRVRINK, encoded by the exons ATGAGGAAAACAGACGAAACGGAAAACGCGTCTACATCGCCAAACGATGGATCACACATAGAAAATTCGACAAACTTTGTACCTAAATGTTCGTCATTGAAACAATCGTTTAATAATAACTTCAAGAGACTATTTGACTTTAAAGTGAGCGATGTGTCGAGTTTTGAGAAATTCACTCAATTTCTCTATCGTCCGAGTGATCCAGCGAGTCTCGGAGTGGTTAGAGCTCTATTTG GATTATGCATGGTGATAGATGTCGTCGAGGAGAGAGGATTGGCAGACATCGATATAAAATGGGGGGATCCCTGGGACTGTCATTTCCCATTAATCCACGGGATGAAATCACTATCGTTACCGTGGATGGTAGTTATATACGCGGTAATGTGGATGGGTGCCTTCGGAATCGCGCTCGGTTTTCACTTTAAAATCGCATGCGCTTGCTTTGTGCTGCCTTATTGGTATATCTTTCTACTAGACAAAAGTTATTGGAATAATCATACCTATCTTTATGGTATCGTGGCGACTTTATTCTGGGGAACGGAAGCAAACAAGTATTT TGCATTGGATGCAAATGACGGAAAACAAAGCGGCAATTCCGTGCCGTATTGGAATTACTTTATCctgaaatttcaattttttgcgCTTTACTTTTTGGCCGGCTTGAAAAAATCGGGCAGAGAATGGCTGGAAGGCTATTCTATGACGAATCTATCTAGACACTGGGTGTTTCATCCGTTCAA aatatttttgacTATCGAACAGACGGACTTTTTGATCATCCATTGGTTCGGCTTTATCTTTGATCTATCCGTGGGATTTTTGATGTTACTTGAAAAAACTCGAATACCAGCCATGGTGTTTTGTGCAGCTTTTCACTTCATGAATTCGAGATTATTTAGTATAG GAATGTTTCCATATGTATGCTTGGCGACAATGCCGCTTTTCTGCCGTGCGGACTGGCCACGTAAATTAAGACTTTGTAATTGGAGACAAAAAATTTCTGtaactaatgtaaatttaacCGATGCAAATAGCGTGAAAGAGACTGACAATCAAATAAAAGAGTGTGTAAAGTCTGAATGCTTAGTATCacctttaaataaaattttacgtgaTAAAACGGCGTATAAAG AATCTGAAAAAGAAGTCAATAAGGAAGATTACAATGCACAATCATCTAAAGATTCGATTAAGTCCGATGAAAAATCCAATGAAAAAGAAGCAACAAGtatttgcgaaaataattgGAAAACTCAACAATCacaaaaagttacaaaaaaacaaaaatttgtggTGTCCTTGTTGTTATGCCATGTTGCACTGCAGTTTTTCCTGCCGTACtcacattttatatcaaaG gGTTACAACAATTGGGTACCTGGACTTTACGGTTACTCTTGGGACATGATGGTCCACGCTTGGGACACTATACTCATAGTGATTAAAGTACATGATAACGCGAACAATGAGATTCGATATTTAGATCCTGAAGCATGGGTGCAAAGTGACCGATGGGTGAGACACGGGGACATGGCAGTGCAATATTCACAATGTTTAAAG GATAATCTGATGCGTCGAAGAGAGGAAGCATTGAACAccgataattatttcaaagagaaagaaaaatggatGAAACTATCCACAAATTTAAGCATTTATATGGACGTATGGTGTTCGCTAAATGGTAGATTTCAACAGAGGGTATTTGACCCAAACGTCGATATGTTGACAGTCGATTGGCATCCCTTTAAACCTATTTCATTCCTGATGCCATTACTCACACAATATAATTCGTATCG GTACAAAATGGATGAAATTCAGCAGCATGTTTACACTTGGTCGAATTACACGGATGTTTTATTCGTGGCCGATTTTCCGAGGatgtatttagaaaattacatATCCAACGATTTCGCGAACGTCTCTTTGACTGTGCTAGAAGGGGAAGTAACTTACAATGAGGAAAAATCGTCGGATGCGATTACTGTGTCGAAAAAAAGGTCGATTTCTGTTAAAACAGGAATGTTTCACCGAGTAAAGACTACAAGTTCTTATCCAGCAACCTACATGTACACCTACACCAATCAAACAAAACAGCATTTGGATAGAGGAAA AAAGAAACCTCATGTGGTAACAGAAAATACATCGGCACtggtaaaagaaattaattataaaattgctgcGTTGTCAAGATCATTTGTCCATATAACAAATGCCTTTTTCAACTTAGTATATGACGTTCCTATGGTACGACGAGTGcgtattaacaaataa